In one window of Cytophagaceae bacterium ABcell3 DNA:
- a CDS encoding glycosyl hydrolase family 8 — translation MRRIFTGCFMALFIVVSAAVNLKAQTAEHPFAQNRTFSHGFMPTTISESHAQTGYEEFMDRYYRECSGDNSARIIEPSRNDRTVSEGMGYGMLLAAYYGDKEKFDKLWRFYRNRRNDNGVMHWEYTNCTNLVGRNGATDGDLDAAMALVIATCQWPNSSQPFDYEQDATNLIAAIRQHEFTTCNGLIVQKPGDAFGGCTCTNPSYFSPGYYRAFAQFSPNDADFWTKAADDSYVTLLANANSNTGLVSAWTNATGGAPSDCGVAEGGGGDADTYQYDAARTPWRIAVDYLWWGTPEAGEWLQKLTSWVNAPASDQGGWTGGGGIANITSGYHRDGRPLNTWRNSAFTGAFALAAMATSQEDADSFHDWWMRNSVTSGTPGPGQLDDVPYYQHSLKVLYMFLSTGNFWFPCSEGPTCQVPDLGEDVSLCGTSSVTLRSGVETGGDVRFTWRRGNTVLVQSSATENTFSASEPGTYSVTVEDGNCSETDEIEVASELIAPSFGGEKELCDPAVIDLTPQNLSTFPEGTTWEWQKDGSVIAGETASVLENVRRAGTYTLTASVAGCPSTSGSVEVVSNLPTPVDGCRSTPGAVQLSVEGGNGPFSWYANSSGGEALGTGETFTTPSISSNTTYYVGQGGVSVTGSVGPESRSSSGWNGAISDYDSYRIVFNAETAFTLHSVVAYPMSNQDITVRVLDSNGDIIASKTLENVSGGDAQTLDLEFSIPEGDGYTLDAYGTTGQLWMDGDGAGRSYPYTLDGVVSIVGTQPGFAAGNGWWLYFFDWTVSTGTGCARVPVEARVDQDCEDACEEPGDAGDIEGEREVCSSESNVSFSVPEVSGATEYIWTVPNGATIVEGENTRSIVVDFGTNGGTISVVPTNECGEGAMASITVDVNTAPARPGTITGSSEVCEGETEVRYSVASVSGADSYEWELPADASFSSGQNSREIYVNFGNTGGQLFVKAVNECGESRTRSITVNTVDGPATPDAGSEQFVASESATLAATSDYSGVWSNVSGSGNISNPNSSTTTVSGLSEGANVFRFTVSTTCGEAYDEVVINVGSAPEVGSIDGPDAVEAGVSYTYSVANVSGASYEWSVPSGAIIESGQGTNTINVRFSDGTSGSVRVEASNEFGTTTETLPVSVGGAPAIGSEVEGQNYVIVGETYEFSVPDVEGTDYDWSLPPGATLVGGQGTSSISVVFDEGVSGEVSVVASNANGSSTATTTVTSGYSPTDADIDGESDVEANNTYTYTVPQQEGVDYNWSVPAGVDIVSGQGTNSLTVQVGDNVSGDIAVDMSNNFGNTHASLHVNTSEPEPEEPSEIEGVDELEVGEEYTFSVPYNEGSDYEWTVPEGIEIVSGQGTNEITVVVRGEVDGEITVRETRGTQSSTVSISITAINTTSVSEATGRDNINIYPNPYTETAILRINTDTQDQVNVLITDAKGTVVARVEGQFTNEDIIVGNGLASGMYFVQVSYAGNVQVVKMIKF, via the coding sequence ATGAGGCGAATATTTACTGGATGCTTTATGGCTTTGTTCATCGTGGTTAGTGCCGCAGTGAACTTAAAAGCTCAGACCGCAGAACATCCTTTTGCGCAAAACAGGACATTTTCACATGGTTTTATGCCTACCACCATTAGTGAAAGCCATGCCCAAACAGGCTATGAAGAATTTATGGATAGGTACTATCGGGAATGTTCAGGAGATAATTCAGCCAGGATCATAGAGCCGTCAAGGAATGACCGTACTGTTTCTGAGGGTATGGGTTATGGTATGCTATTGGCCGCCTACTATGGAGACAAAGAGAAGTTTGACAAGCTGTGGCGGTTTTACAGGAACAGGAGGAATGACAATGGCGTTATGCACTGGGAATATACTAACTGCACCAATTTGGTAGGCCGTAATGGCGCTACAGATGGAGACTTGGATGCTGCCATGGCTTTGGTTATAGCTACCTGCCAGTGGCCTAACAGCTCTCAGCCTTTCGATTACGAGCAAGATGCTACAAACCTTATAGCTGCTATTAGGCAACATGAGTTTACTACATGTAATGGCTTAATTGTTCAAAAACCTGGGGATGCTTTTGGAGGGTGTACATGTACCAACCCTTCGTATTTTTCTCCTGGATATTACCGTGCATTTGCTCAGTTTTCACCTAATGACGCAGATTTCTGGACCAAAGCAGCAGATGATTCTTATGTAACCCTTTTAGCCAATGCTAATTCAAATACAGGTTTAGTTTCTGCCTGGACTAACGCTACAGGTGGTGCGCCATCAGATTGTGGTGTAGCCGAAGGTGGTGGTGGCGATGCTGATACTTATCAATATGATGCCGCCAGGACCCCTTGGAGAATCGCAGTTGACTATCTTTGGTGGGGAACGCCTGAGGCTGGTGAGTGGCTACAAAAACTTACTTCTTGGGTTAATGCACCTGCGAGTGACCAAGGAGGATGGACTGGTGGAGGAGGTATAGCCAATATTACCAGTGGTTACCATAGAGACGGAAGACCGCTGAATACTTGGCGGAACTCGGCTTTCACAGGAGCCTTTGCATTGGCTGCCATGGCTACTAGCCAGGAAGATGCTGACAGTTTTCACGACTGGTGGATGCGTAACTCGGTTACTAGTGGTACCCCAGGGCCTGGTCAATTAGATGATGTGCCTTACTATCAGCATTCCCTTAAAGTATTATATATGTTCCTTTCTACAGGAAACTTCTGGTTCCCATGCTCTGAAGGACCTACATGTCAAGTGCCTGATCTTGGCGAAGATGTTTCCTTGTGCGGTACTTCTTCTGTTACTCTGCGCTCAGGTGTAGAAACTGGGGGTGACGTAAGGTTTACCTGGAGAAGAGGTAACACTGTACTGGTTCAGAGCTCTGCTACTGAAAACACTTTTTCCGCTAGCGAGCCAGGTACTTATTCTGTAACTGTGGAAGATGGTAATTGCAGTGAAACAGATGAAATTGAAGTTGCTTCAGAGTTAATTGCTCCTTCTTTTGGAGGAGAAAAGGAGCTTTGTGATCCAGCAGTTATCGATTTGACACCTCAAAATCTATCTACTTTTCCTGAAGGTACGACTTGGGAATGGCAAAAAGACGGCAGTGTTATAGCTGGCGAAACTGCATCTGTGCTCGAAAATGTGCGTAGAGCTGGCACGTATACATTGACTGCCAGTGTTGCAGGTTGTCCTTCTACCAGTGGTAGTGTGGAAGTTGTTTCAAATTTACCAACGCCTGTAGATGGTTGTCGTAGCACTCCTGGAGCGGTACAATTGAGCGTAGAGGGAGGAAATGGTCCTTTCTCATGGTATGCTAATAGTAGTGGTGGCGAAGCGCTGGGTACTGGCGAGACCTTTACTACACCTTCTATAAGTAGTAATACCACATATTATGTAGGACAAGGCGGTGTTTCTGTGACGGGATCAGTAGGGCCGGAATCACGATCATCTAGTGGTTGGAATGGAGCGATAAGTGATTATGATAGCTATAGGATTGTTTTTAATGCGGAAACTGCCTTTACTCTACACTCTGTGGTGGCTTACCCAATGAGCAATCAAGATATTACTGTCAGGGTTTTGGATAGCAATGGAGATATTATTGCTTCAAAAACCTTGGAGAATGTTTCTGGTGGTGACGCGCAAACGCTCGATCTTGAGTTTTCTATCCCTGAAGGCGATGGATATACGTTAGACGCTTATGGTACTACTGGGCAGCTGTGGATGGACGGCGATGGTGCAGGGCGTTCTTATCCTTATACCTTAGATGGTGTAGTTTCTATCGTAGGTACACAGCCTGGTTTTGCAGCAGGCAATGGTTGGTGGCTATATTTCTTTGATTGGACTGTAAGTACTGGCACCGGCTGTGCCAGGGTTCCTGTTGAGGCTAGGGTTGATCAAGATTGTGAAGATGCATGTGAAGAACCTGGGGATGCAGGAGATATTGAAGGGGAAAGGGAAGTGTGCAGCTCCGAAAGCAATGTTTCTTTTTCTGTGCCTGAAGTTTCTGGCGCGACTGAATATATTTGGACAGTGCCTAATGGTGCAACTATCGTAGAAGGTGAAAATACCCGCTCTATAGTTGTGGATTTTGGTACGAACGGTGGAACTATCTCTGTGGTTCCTACCAATGAGTGTGGTGAGGGGGCTATGGCTTCTATAACTGTGGATGTGAATACTGCCCCTGCTCGTCCTGGAACAATTACCGGAAGCAGTGAAGTATGTGAAGGTGAAACTGAAGTAAGGTATAGTGTAGCTAGCGTTTCTGGTGCTGATTCTTATGAGTGGGAGTTGCCTGCTGACGCATCTTTCTCATCAGGTCAGAACAGCAGAGAAATTTATGTCAACTTTGGAAATACAGGCGGCCAACTTTTTGTAAAAGCCGTTAACGAGTGTGGCGAGAGTAGGACAAGAAGTATAACTGTTAATACAGTAGACGGTCCTGCTACCCCAGATGCCGGAAGTGAGCAGTTTGTTGCGTCAGAAAGCGCTACTTTGGCTGCAACTTCGGATTATTCGGGGGTTTGGTCGAACGTTTCTGGAAGTGGGAATATCAGTAACCCAAATAGTTCGACTACAACTGTTTCAGGTTTAAGCGAGGGCGCAAATGTCTTTAGATTTACTGTGTCTACAACCTGTGGCGAAGCTTATGACGAGGTGGTGATCAATGTAGGGTCAGCGCCTGAGGTAGGTTCTATTGATGGGCCTGATGCTGTAGAGGCTGGGGTAAGCTATACATATAGTGTGGCCAATGTAAGCGGAGCTTCTTATGAATGGAGTGTTCCTTCTGGTGCTATTATAGAAAGTGGTCAGGGAACCAATACCATTAATGTGAGATTTAGTGATGGAACAAGTGGATCTGTAAGGGTAGAAGCCTCTAATGAGTTTGGCACTACTACCGAAACACTGCCAGTGAGCGTTGGCGGTGCACCTGCTATTGGTTCAGAGGTTGAAGGTCAAAACTATGTAATAGTAGGGGAAACTTATGAGTTCTCTGTACCTGATGTTGAAGGTACTGATTACGACTGGTCGCTACCGCCAGGTGCAACGCTTGTGGGTGGCCAAGGAACCAGTAGCATTTCTGTTGTTTTTGACGAGGGTGTTTCTGGCGAAGTTTCTGTTGTGGCGAGCAATGCCAATGGAAGCTCTACCGCTACTACTACTGTTACTTCAGGTTACTCGCCTACAGACGCTGATATTGATGGTGAATCTGATGTTGAGGCAAATAATACTTACACTTATACAGTGCCTCAGCAAGAAGGTGTAGATTATAACTGGTCTGTACCTGCGGGCGTAGACATTGTAAGTGGCCAAGGAACAAACAGCTTGACTGTGCAGGTTGGTGATAACGTTTCTGGTGATATAGCAGTGGATATGTCTAATAATTTTGGAAACACACATGCTAGTTTACATGTAAACACTTCTGAGCCTGAACCGGAAGAGCCGTCTGAAATTGAGGGTGTCGATGAACTGGAGGTTGGTGAGGAGTATACGTTTTCTGTTCCATATAATGAAGGCTCAGACTATGAGTGGACAGTACCAGAAGGTATAGAAATAGTGAGTGGGCAAGGCACTAATGAGATAACTGTAGTAGTTAGGGGTGAAGTTGATGGTGAAATTACAGTACGGGAGACTAGAGGTACGCAAAGCAGTACGGTGTCTATCAGTATAACAGCTATCAATACTACGAGTGTATCGGAAGCTACAGGAAGAGACAATATCAATATTTATCCTAATCCATATACTGAAACTGCTATATTGAGAATTAATACCGATACACAGGATCAGGTAAACGTACTGATTACAGACGCTAAAGGTACGGTGGTTGCCAGGGTAGAAGGGCAGTTTACTAATGAAGATATCATTGTAGGTAATGGACTTGCTTCTGGAATGTACTTTGTACAGGTTTCCTATGCTGGTAATGTTCAGGTGGTTAAGATGATTAAGTTCTAA
- a CDS encoding glycoside hydrolase family 9 protein, whose translation MKKFYIIPVLVLMCFANKTKAQTGHQDNFEQGLSQGWNGGSHYQLSVEDNQLKVVGQGAGPGYESFYLDFPESLDLSENPYVQFKIKSNSAFILRVDLRDDVGNTQVTNRWPIKRVVRETEEFTEYFYDFSGKFRQSYPNHSDVSADRISRVEFLVNPNREAFEDTFYIDDLRVGSEHDTTLAKKRIRLNQIGFYPEQAKRAVVVSPEEHAEFKVINVEDGEEVYSGNLEESRVWNPSQELVGQADFSALETPGRYKLYVEGIGNSYEFSIKEQVHHGVLRAALRSYYLQRASIPIEEAYAGIYARPAGHPDLEVKIHSSAADASRPAEYEVSSPGGWYDAGDYGKYVVNSGISTYSLLSAYENYPDYFDTLDLGIPKMQGVPDLLNEALYNIRWMLTMQDPNDGGVYHKLTSERHDGHFMPHEATFRAGAPQRYMFRKSTAATLNFSAIMAQSYRIFNLYEDVLPGLADSCINASLKAYHWAVENPEEYFKNPSDHVTTGQYADENVEDEFSWASAELLVSTRDEQFAERIVFRNIRVPSWQNTGALAITTLNKYIDQMSGLGISSSDVRSSLVNATMAYEGAVTRNLSAYRVAMGARHGDFVWGSNAYAGNQGLILLETYHNLNNQNYFNAALANLDYLLGRNGVGYSFVTNYGSMTPANPHHRISANDGIALPVPGLVVGGPQVEDHEGDGRCPKYPSDYPGAAYHDLYCSFSTNENAINYNSAFVALCAGIEAIEAGAQINRLPLPEPRKVVLDTDKPYVKQTVKVYPNPVDENLSISFYSEDQVSRVQVLDATGKVHLEENISGSGNVQSSLNVSRLNPGVYIINLSNGSGIQHTKFVKQ comes from the coding sequence ATGAAGAAGTTTTACATTATTCCTGTGTTGGTGCTAATGTGTTTTGCAAATAAGACAAAGGCGCAAACAGGACATCAAGACAATTTCGAACAAGGGCTTTCTCAAGGATGGAATGGAGGCTCTCATTACCAGCTTTCTGTAGAAGATAACCAGCTAAAAGTAGTCGGGCAAGGAGCCGGGCCTGGTTATGAAAGCTTTTATTTGGATTTTCCAGAGTCTCTAGATTTATCTGAAAACCCGTATGTTCAGTTTAAAATTAAAAGTAATAGTGCTTTTATTTTGAGGGTTGATTTGCGTGATGATGTGGGTAATACTCAAGTGACTAATAGGTGGCCTATCAAACGTGTGGTTCGGGAAACGGAGGAGTTTACAGAGTATTTTTATGACTTCTCAGGAAAGTTTCGCCAATCTTACCCAAATCATAGTGATGTAAGCGCAGATAGAATTTCTCGTGTCGAGTTTCTTGTCAACCCTAACAGGGAAGCGTTTGAAGATACTTTTTATATAGATGATTTGAGAGTAGGTTCAGAGCATGATACTACATTGGCCAAGAAAAGGATCCGGTTAAATCAAATTGGTTTCTATCCTGAACAGGCAAAGAGAGCGGTAGTGGTGTCTCCTGAAGAGCATGCCGAGTTTAAAGTAATCAATGTAGAGGATGGGGAAGAAGTGTACAGTGGTAACTTGGAAGAGTCAAGGGTTTGGAATCCTTCGCAGGAGCTAGTCGGTCAGGCTGATTTTTCAGCTTTAGAGACACCTGGGAGGTATAAGTTATATGTGGAAGGTATAGGCAATTCCTATGAATTCTCTATAAAAGAGCAAGTGCACCATGGAGTCCTTAGAGCGGCTTTAAGGTCTTATTATCTGCAAAGGGCTTCTATTCCTATTGAAGAAGCTTATGCCGGCATTTATGCACGTCCGGCGGGTCACCCTGACCTTGAGGTAAAGATACATTCTTCAGCAGCAGACGCCAGTAGACCTGCAGAGTATGAAGTTTCTTCACCTGGTGGTTGGTATGATGCAGGTGATTATGGTAAGTATGTGGTCAATTCTGGCATTTCTACTTATTCTTTACTTTCAGCTTACGAAAATTATCCAGACTATTTTGATACGCTAGACCTAGGAATTCCTAAAATGCAAGGTGTTCCCGACCTTCTTAATGAAGCGCTCTACAATATTCGCTGGATGTTGACTATGCAGGATCCTAATGATGGTGGGGTATACCATAAGTTAACAAGCGAACGACATGATGGACACTTTATGCCTCACGAGGCAACCTTTCGCGCGGGAGCCCCTCAAAGGTATATGTTTAGAAAAAGTACGGCAGCTACCTTAAACTTTTCAGCAATTATGGCACAATCATATAGGATCTTTAACCTATATGAAGATGTATTGCCTGGTTTGGCTGATTCATGTATCAATGCATCTTTAAAAGCTTATCATTGGGCTGTAGAGAATCCTGAAGAGTATTTTAAAAACCCATCAGATCATGTTACGACAGGACAATATGCTGATGAAAACGTAGAAGACGAGTTTTCTTGGGCTAGTGCTGAATTGCTGGTAAGTACCCGCGATGAGCAGTTTGCCGAAAGGATTGTTTTTAGGAACATAAGGGTGCCGAGTTGGCAGAACACTGGTGCTTTAGCAATAACTACTTTAAATAAGTACATTGACCAAATGTCAGGTTTGGGGATTAGTAGTTCAGATGTTCGCAGCAGCCTGGTTAATGCAACAATGGCTTATGAAGGTGCGGTGACGAGAAACTTGTCAGCTTATCGTGTAGCTATGGGTGCTCGACATGGTGATTTTGTCTGGGGAAGTAATGCGTATGCTGGTAATCAAGGGCTGATTTTGCTAGAAACTTATCATAACTTAAATAACCAGAACTATTTTAATGCGGCATTGGCCAACCTTGACTATTTGCTTGGTCGTAATGGTGTAGGATATAGTTTTGTTACAAACTATGGTAGTATGACTCCTGCCAATCCGCATCATAGGATCTCAGCAAATGATGGAATAGCCCTCCCTGTGCCTGGATTGGTCGTTGGAGGGCCTCAGGTAGAAGACCATGAAGGTGATGGCCGTTGCCCTAAGTATCCATCAGATTATCCGGGGGCGGCTTATCATGATCTGTATTGTAGTTTTTCTACCAATGAAAATGCCATCAACTATAACTCAGCTTTTGTTGCACTTTGTGCTGGAATAGAAGCCATAGAAGCAGGTGCTCAAATCAATAGGTTGCCGCTCCCTGAGCCTAGAAAAGTCGTACTTGACACTGATAAGCCTTATGTAAAGCAGACGGTGAAAGTATACCCTAACCCGGTTGATGAGAATTTAAGTATTTCATTTTATTCAGAAGATCAGGTTTCCAGGGTTCAGGTGCTCGATGCAACAGGCAAAGTTCATTTGGAGGAAAATATCTCTGGCAGCGGAAATGTTCAATCTTCGTTAAATGTGTCCAGGCTTAATCCTGGAGTGTATATCATAAACCTTAGCAACGGAAGCGGTATTCAACATACCAAGTTCGTGAAGCAATAA